The Mya arenaria isolate MELC-2E11 chromosome 16, ASM2691426v1 genome includes a window with the following:
- the LOC128221145 gene encoding uncharacterized protein LOC128221145, whose protein sequence is MKQRPLQSNTKRGRKESTHTTGIVKKGKFELSVLFLDGGHHILKRLFPSPTGPTGTLTISVSENSNSSDWLKAISSKFINTSFTLCTPSGCGFQAIEQPVGLEFVRDLKKAKHYKLLRIYVQADTKGKANYSHHFTSTTQPPIITLNKH, encoded by the exons ATGAAGCAGCGTCCTCTACAAAGTAACACCAAAAGAGGAAGGAAAGAGTCCACTCACACTACTGGCATTGTAAAGAAAGGGAAATTT GAGCTTAGCGTCTTATTTCTGGACGGTGGTCACCACATCCTTAAAAGACTTTTCCCTTCACCGACTGGACCGACTGGGACCTTGACAATTTCTGTCAGTGAAAATTCTAATTCAAGTGACTGGTTGAAGGCAATTAGCAGCAAGTTCATAAACACTTCATTCACCCTATGTACACCATCTGGATGTGGATTCCAGGCCATTGAACAACCAGTTGGGCTGGAATTTGTGAGGGATTTAAAGAAGGCTAAACACTACAAGCTTCTTCGTATCTATGTTCAAGCCGACACAAAAG GAAAGGCAAACTACTCACACCATTTCACTTCAACAACACAGCCCCCCATCATCACCCTCAACAAACACTGA